TGGATGCAGGAGTTCAAATGATCAAACCAGTATCCGGAATTGCAATGGGACTGATCTCTGATGAAAAAACAGGAAGATGGGCTGTATTATCCGATATCTTAGGAGATGAAGATCACTTAGGGGATATGGACTTTAAAGTAACCGGAACTGCAGATGGTATTACTGCCTGCCAGATGGATATTAAAATAGACGGATTGGCGTATGAGATCATGGAGAAAGCCCTTGAGCAGGCTCGTGACGGACGTCTTCATATTCTTGGAAAATTAATTGAAGTATTAGACAAACCAAATACTGACGTTAAGAAACATGCTCCAAAAATCATCAAAGTAACGATTCCAGGAAACTTCATCGGAGCCTTAATCGGTCCAGGTGGAAAAGTAATCCAGGAATTGCAAAAAGCTACAGGTACTACCATTGTAATCAATGAAGTGAATGAGCAGGGTGAAGTTGAAATCTTAGGTACTGATCCGGACGGAATCCAGGCAGTATTAAACAAAATCGACTCCCTTACATTCAAACCGGTACTTGGAGACCCTTATGAAGTAAAAGTCATCAAAATGCTTGATTTTGGTGCTGTAGTAGAATATTTAAAAGCGCCTGGAAATGAAGTATTACTTCACGTTTCTGAACTGGCTTGGGAAAGAACTGAAAATGTATCCGATGTGGTAAACATGGGTGATGTATTTGAAGTAAAATACCTTGGTATTGACCCAAAAACCAGAAAAGAGAAAGTTTCCAGAAAAGCGTTGCTTCCAAGACCTCCACGTGAGGAGAAAAAAGAAGCTCCAAAGCAATAATTATCTTACAAGGTTAATTCACAAAAGCCCCGTTTCATCGCTATGAAATGGGGCTTTTAATTTAGAGCAATGGCACAAAACACTCTGATTAGCCATTGAACAATTTATGTTTCCGGAACGGAATCCCTTTACGGATCAGATAGGCATGGTAACAGCTCGGGACATCTACTGTCCATTTTGGCAGCAAGAGGATAATAAGATACACATCGATATGGGAGATAATCCCAAAGACCACTGCCAATATAAAAGGCAGCCCGGCATAGCCAAAACCAATCATCGATACAAAAGCCGCCAGCAATGTAATGCCCCATAGCTTCGATAGTATCGCATGTGTTGCATTTTCTTTTCGAAACTTCAGGTAACTGAACACATAGGTCAACGCTTCCATACTAAACACAATCCACAACAGCAGTTTATGCTCCCCAATGAGATCAGGATTAAGCAACCAGGTACAATAACACGTACAAGCCCAGAAAACCACATCACTCTGGCTGTCCATCCGGCGCAGCTGCACGGTAGCAACTCCCACTTTCCGGGCAATAATCCCATCAAAAATATCTGAAAGTATCCCCAGGAACAGCAATACCACCAGCAGCAAACGAACGGCATCTCCATAGTTCCAGGCTAAAAAAATCATGATCGGCCCTAAGAGCAACCGGAATACAATAAGTCCCATCGGGATTTTTCTTTTCATTTTAAGTACGGTATTGGTGAAAGCTATTATAGTAAAAAAGTGCAAAATACATATTTCCTTTTATATTATGCCTTACTCTTTTTGACCGCTTCTTTAAATTGCCAGTTGATAAAGGGCAACTTCCGTTTTCCATTGGTATTCCACAATCCAAACTGCATCCCTCTCAGGTTTTTGGAATTATTAAATAGCCCGATTTGTACGCCCTTGTGATTCCGGGAAAGATTGGAAACGGCAATCTGTACTCCTGTACCATATTCACAGGCATTACCGAGCCCTGCAATACTGACCCCGCTAAAAGTAGTAGCCCCAAATGCTTCCAGGCTAAAAGACACTCCTTTCATTTCATTCATAAAAGTAAACACGCTAATATTCACACCCCGGCATTGGGCACCTCCCATAAAACCTCCGGCACTCAGGTTCACGCCATCGACACGAATATAAGTCCGGTCGGGCGAGTCAAAGAAAAGCTTCGCATTCGGGCCTTCATAAATACCGGCTACCAGCAGTTCAATAGGCAGGTTAAAAGCAACAACATTGACTATTGCGGCTATAGGAGTAATTTCCAGGTTCAGCCCATTGACCTCCTGGCAGGCAATCCTATGATTTTCAAAATGGCCAATACCAAGCGCCAGTCCATTAACACTACTCACCCTTCTGGAAATAGGAGAAAGGCTAAAGTACCGTGTACTATCCCGGGGGACTACAACTCCCCCGGTGTATAAAGTGGCATTTCCTACTTCCTGTTCCAGGCTATCCGACACTGTGATGGTTTCCTGTGAGAATCCTTAGATTCCCAAGACCAGCGCTACAACTACTAAAAATTGTGTTTTCATACTATTTTTCTTTAAGGTTACTCCAACAAACGTAAGCCGTTTTCCAAAATCAAAATGGTGTAAAACGAGTATTAAATTTTCTATATTTGTGAATATCGCAAATCAATGGACTATCAGTAACTTTTGTTAAAAACCATCCGCAAACAACTCAACAGCAAGACTTCCCTGATTGATGAAATTGCCGTAATACTAAGTATCAGCTATGATGCTGCACACCGCAGGATAGCCCAAAAAAGCAAATTCTCGATTGAGGAAACCATACAATTATGCCACCATTACGGGCTTTCGATGGATGCTGTTTTTGGCAATGCCAATAAAGTACTGGTGGAAAAAACTAAGGAAATCCACTCCTTTGACGATATGGTGCTGTATTTTGAACAATCGGCCAACTACCTGAAATACTATCAGGACTCCCCCCAGGCCACCTTATTTTATTCCGCCAAGGACATTCCTTTATTTTATACCATTGGAGGCACACTCTTATCAAAATTCAAACTGTATGTATGGCTGAATTTACTCATCGACAGGAAAAAACAGGAATCCTTTGAAAAGTTTCATTTACCCAGATCCCTACAGGAATACAGTACCCAGCTCAACTCCGTTTATGAAAATGTAGGGGTGAGTGAAATATGGAATGACACGACCATCAACAGTACTTTACAACAAATCTGTTATTTCTTTGAATCCGGATTGCTGACTGCGGCAAATGCCACATTGATTTATGAAGAAGTACAGCTGCTATTGGACCTGGTAGAAGAAAAATCCAGCCGCAATGATGCGCGCTACCATCTGTACTACAACGAGCTGTTGATCCTGAACAATAATGTATTGATTAGCCATGCTGAAAAAAGCACTCTTTTTATTCCGTATACGATGTTGGGGTATTTTATTACCGAAGATCAGCCTACAACCCGGAATGCTTCCGATTATTTTTTACAC
The Flavobacterium kingsejongi genome window above contains:
- a CDS encoding CDP-alcohol phosphatidyltransferase family protein is translated as MKRKIPMGLIVFRLLLGPIMIFLAWNYGDAVRLLLVVLLFLGILSDIFDGIIARKVGVATVQLRRMDSQSDVVFWACTCYCTWLLNPDLIGEHKLLLWIVFSMEALTYVFSYLKFRKENATHAILSKLWGITLLAAFVSMIGFGYAGLPFILAVVFGIISHIDVYLIILLLPKWTVDVPSCYHAYLIRKGIPFRKHKLFNG
- a CDS encoding LA_2272 family surface repeat-containing protein, producing MSDSLEQEVGNATLYTGGVVVPRDSTRYFSLSPISRRVSSVNGLALGIGHFENHRIACQEVNGLNLEITPIAAIVNVVAFNLPIELLVAGIYEGPNAKLFFDSPDRTYIRVDGVNLSAGGFMGGAQCRGVNISVFTFMNEMKGVSFSLEAFGATTFSGVSIAGLGNACEYGTGVQIAVSNLSRNHKGVQIGLFNNSKNLRGMQFGLWNTNGKRKLPFINWQFKEAVKKSKA